One segment of Humidesulfovibrio mexicanus DNA contains the following:
- a CDS encoding Spy/CpxP family protein refolding chaperone — MKKRIIMLVAVASLLALSAVAFAGPRGGRGAGPAQPALNAEQRATVQKVIEDHQEKLYELREKIWAKHAELQALSNSGKAERSDIQSLVADIAKLREAMHKERLAISTDIEKKTGLKGYGYGYGYHGGYHRGGMSGGMNGGMGYGCGDDCGPGYGGKGYGRGGY; from the coding sequence ATGAAGAAGCGCATCATCATGCTCGTGGCCGTGGCCTCCCTGCTGGCCCTTTCCGCAGTGGCCTTCGCCGGACCGCGCGGCGGTCGCGGAGCTGGTCCGGCCCAGCCGGCCCTCAACGCGGAACAGCGCGCAACCGTGCAGAAGGTTATCGAGGACCACCAGGAAAAGCTCTACGAACTGCGCGAGAAGATCTGGGCCAAGCACGCCGAACTGCAGGCCCTGTCCAACTCCGGCAAGGCCGAGCGCAGCGACATCCAGTCCCTTGTGGCCGACATCGCCAAGCTGCGCGAGGCCATGCACAAGGAACGCCTGGCCATCAGCACCGACATTGAGAAGAAGACCGGACTCAAGGGCTATGGCTACGGCTACGGCTACCACGGCGGCTACCATCGCGGCGGCATGAGCGGCGGCATGAACGGCGGCATGGGATACGGCTGCGGCGACGACTGCGGCCCCGGCTACGGCGGCAAGGGCTACGGCCGCGGCGGCTACTAG
- a CDS encoding FmdB family zinc ribbon protein: MPMFEYECRACGHVFEELVFGQEDEAELRCPACGADKPDRRLSACAVRVGGGVASAPPMGPTGGCGGGGGFT; this comes from the coding sequence ATGCCCATGTTTGAATATGAATGCCGTGCTTGCGGCCATGTTTTCGAGGAACTGGTGTTCGGCCAAGAGGACGAGGCTGAACTGCGCTGCCCTGCGTGCGGGGCGGACAAGCCGGATCGCCGCCTGTCCGCCTGCGCCGTGCGTGTGGGCGGCGGGGTCGCTTCGGCCCCGCCGATGGGACCGACCGGAGGGTGCGGCGGCGGAGGCGGCTTTACCTGA
- a CDS encoding radical SAM protein, whose translation MALLVPGDEGMGLSALGWQVVHRLLSQEPGLAVERFFLGKGFNAPAAHDSGRDLTLFPLMAASVSFEEDFLPLLRTLAAAGVPPSRAERPDYPLVLVGGPVAFLNPAPLAPLADAFWVGEAEAGLTEFCLAMKRAAFDGVPKQEFLASVKDMPGLYVPGMSTLPVRRVLALERDRPGLLACPAASGFTGPKAAFADAMLLEINRGCPHACRFCAAGYIYRPPRHARMDDLVRLVEEAAPPKVGLVGTALTDWPDLLPFLRWLADRKTKFSLSSLRADGLGEELLEFLRQCGIRTITLALEGASERLRRAANKKLDAEVFLDAVERCARLGVNHLRLYLIIGWPWETAEDYDELEAFLGQVMAARDRGHGARTREFMRITLGASCLVPKPFTPMQWAPMMSEAGLLAGQKRLTEMTRKLRGLALHVDAPFQARLQGVLSRGGEETFRLVELAAEGGWKKAMRRFETETADILDRQRGETEAFPWEVVDIGVSRQLLWREYGRADRAVHSPGCPALGCAGCGACGMDRWLEQI comes from the coding sequence GTGGCGCTTCTGGTCCCCGGCGACGAGGGCATGGGTCTCTCGGCCCTGGGATGGCAGGTGGTGCATCGCCTGCTGTCCCAGGAGCCCGGGCTGGCCGTGGAACGCTTCTTCCTCGGCAAGGGCTTTAACGCGCCTGCCGCGCATGACAGCGGCAGGGATCTGACACTCTTCCCCTTGATGGCGGCGAGCGTCAGTTTCGAGGAGGACTTCCTCCCCCTCCTCAGGACGCTCGCCGCAGCGGGCGTTCCGCCTTCACGGGCGGAACGCCCGGACTACCCCCTGGTTCTGGTGGGAGGACCGGTGGCCTTTCTGAACCCCGCTCCGCTGGCCCCGCTGGCGGACGCCTTCTGGGTCGGCGAGGCCGAGGCCGGGCTGACGGAATTCTGCCTGGCCATGAAGCGCGCGGCCTTCGACGGTGTGCCCAAGCAGGAGTTTCTGGCCTCCGTGAAGGACATGCCGGGGCTGTACGTGCCGGGGATGAGCACGCTCCCGGTGCGGCGCGTTCTGGCGCTGGAACGGGACCGGCCGGGCCTCTTGGCCTGCCCGGCGGCATCGGGCTTCACAGGGCCGAAGGCGGCTTTTGCGGACGCCATGCTGCTGGAGATCAACCGGGGCTGTCCCCACGCCTGCCGCTTTTGCGCGGCGGGCTACATCTACCGTCCCCCGCGCCACGCCCGCATGGACGACCTGGTGCGGCTTGTGGAAGAGGCCGCCCCGCCCAAGGTCGGGCTTGTGGGCACGGCCCTTACCGACTGGCCGGACCTGCTGCCCTTTCTCCGCTGGCTGGCCGACCGCAAGACCAAATTCTCCCTGTCTTCCCTGCGGGCCGATGGCCTGGGCGAAGAATTGTTGGAATTCCTTCGCCAGTGCGGCATACGCACCATCACCCTGGCCCTGGAGGGCGCGAGCGAACGCTTGCGGCGCGCGGCCAACAAAAAGCTGGATGCCGAGGTGTTCCTTGACGCGGTGGAGCGCTGCGCCCGGCTGGGCGTGAACCACCTGCGCCTGTACCTCATCATCGGCTGGCCCTGGGAAACGGCTGAAGACTACGACGAGCTCGAAGCGTTTTTGGGGCAGGTCATGGCCGCGCGCGACCGCGGACACGGAGCCAGGACACGAGAGTTCATGCGCATCACGCTCGGGGCCAGCTGCCTGGTGCCCAAGCCCTTCACCCCCATGCAGTGGGCGCCCATGATGTCCGAGGCTGGGCTGCTGGCCGGGCAGAAGCGCCTGACTGAAATGACCCGCAAATTGCGGGGCTTGGCCTTGCACGTGGACGCGCCGTTTCAGGCGCGGCTGCAGGGCGTGCTCTCGCGTGGCGGGGAAGAGACGTTCCGGCTAGTGGAACTGGCGGCCGAGGGGGGCTGGAAAAAGGCCATGCGCCGCTTCGAAACCGAAACGGCGGACATCCTGGACCGCCAGCGCGGCGAAACCGAAGCCTTCCCCTGGGAGGTCGTGGACATCGGCGTCTCGCGCCAGCTTTTGTGGCGGGAGTATGGCCGCGCAGACCGCGCGGTGCACAGTCCCGGCTGCCCGGCGTTGGGCTGCGCGGGCTGCGGGGCGTGCGGCATGGACCGCTGGCTGGAGCAAATCTGA
- the ftsZ gene encoding cell division protein FtsZ yields the protein MAHFEIENDMSAKIKVIGCGGGGGNAINNMIQSRLSGVSFIAANTDAQDIEKSLADHTIQLGGKLTKGLGAGANPEVGRNAALESIDQVRELVQNTDMVFITAGMGGGTGTGAAPVIAQAAKEAGALTVAVVTKPFYFEGRRRMQQADKGIAELRQVVDSIITIPNDRLLQMAAKKAGFGTMLKKADEVLYYAVKGIADLITVHGLINLDFADVKAIMTNSGLALMGTGIASGENRAREAALKAITSPLLEDVSIAGARGVLFNITASEDMSTDEIQEVSDLIAKEAHEDANIVFGVVADPDAGDELCVTVIATSIDQREAAPKPEKETKPLLNPVPVAPKQGLRRTGTIASVIANSNRDLPAFVRANAVKTGDGRQAYASMRAMGAGEEEFLFEDEALDTPAFIRRNAD from the coding sequence ATGGCACATTTCGAGATCGAGAACGACATGAGCGCAAAAATCAAAGTCATCGGCTGCGGCGGCGGCGGCGGCAACGCCATCAACAACATGATCCAGTCGCGCCTGTCCGGCGTCAGCTTCATCGCGGCCAACACCGATGCCCAGGATATCGAGAAGTCCCTGGCCGACCACACCATCCAGCTGGGCGGCAAGCTCACCAAGGGCCTTGGCGCCGGGGCGAATCCCGAGGTCGGCCGCAACGCCGCCCTTGAGAGCATCGACCAGGTGCGCGAGCTGGTGCAGAACACCGACATGGTGTTCATCACCGCGGGCATGGGCGGCGGCACCGGCACCGGCGCGGCGCCGGTCATCGCCCAGGCCGCCAAGGAGGCCGGGGCCCTCACCGTGGCCGTGGTCACCAAGCCCTTCTACTTCGAGGGCCGCCGCCGTATGCAGCAGGCCGACAAGGGCATCGCCGAGTTGCGGCAGGTGGTGGACTCCATCATCACCATCCCCAACGACCGCCTGCTGCAGATGGCCGCCAAAAAGGCCGGCTTCGGCACCATGCTGAAAAAGGCCGACGAAGTGCTGTATTACGCGGTCAAAGGCATCGCGGACCTCATCACCGTGCACGGCCTCATCAACCTGGACTTCGCGGACGTGAAGGCCATCATGACCAACTCCGGCCTGGCCCTCATGGGCACGGGCATCGCCTCCGGCGAAAACCGCGCCCGCGAGGCCGCGCTCAAGGCCATCACCAGCCCGCTTCTGGAGGATGTCTCCATCGCCGGGGCGCGCGGGGTGCTGTTCAACATCACCGCCAGCGAGGACATGAGCACCGACGAAATCCAGGAGGTCTCCGACCTCATCGCCAAGGAAGCCCACGAGGACGCCAACATCGTCTTCGGCGTGGTGGCCGACCCCGACGCCGGCGACGAACTCTGCGTCACCGTCATCGCCACCAGCATCGACCAGCGCGAGGCCGCGCCCAAGCCGGAGAAGGAGACCAAGCCGCTCTTGAACCCGGTTCCCGTCGCCCCCAAGCAGGGCCTGCGCCGCACCGGCACCATCGCCTCGGTCATCGCCAACTCCAACCGCGATCTGCCCGCCTTCGTGCGCGCCAACGCGGTCAAGACGGGCGACGGACGGCAAGCTTACGCCTCCATGCGCGCCATGGGCGCGGGCGAAGAGGAATTCCTCTTCGAGGATGAGGCCCTGGACACCCCGGCCTTCATCCGCCGCAACGCGGATTAG
- the ftsA gene encoding cell division protein FtsA, giving the protein MAKSDIIVGLDIGTTKICAVVGEAKEDGLVDIIGVGTSPSTGLRRGVVVNIEQTVQSIKKALEEAELMAGCEIHSVYAGIAGSHIKGFNSHGVIAVKGGEVTQKDVDRVIEAAKAVAIPLDREVIHTLPQEFIVDDQRGIADPLGMAGVRLEVKVHIVTGAVTSAQNIVRSCHRSGLDVADIVLESLASSKSVLSDEEREIGVCLVDLGGGTTDIAIFSKDSIKHTAVLALGGNNLTNDIAFGLRTPMTSAEKIKIEHGCALAEMVKVDEGIEVPSVGGRDSRAMSKRVLAEICEPRCEEILALVDQELIKSGFKNQIAAGVVLTGGTSLIAGMQDLAEQVFDLPVRIGYPEYVGGLYDMVNNPKYATAVGLLLYGAEKRQVPNSGGGDFRIREDNVFNRILGRMKKWFVDIA; this is encoded by the coding sequence ATGGCCAAGAGCGACATCATCGTCGGCCTGGACATCGGCACCACGAAGATTTGCGCCGTGGTGGGCGAGGCCAAGGAAGACGGACTGGTGGACATCATCGGCGTCGGCACAAGCCCGTCCACAGGGCTTCGGCGCGGCGTGGTGGTGAACATCGAGCAGACAGTGCAATCCATCAAGAAGGCCTTGGAGGAGGCCGAGCTGATGGCCGGTTGCGAGATCCACTCGGTCTACGCCGGCATCGCCGGCAGCCACATCAAGGGCTTCAACAGCCACGGGGTCATCGCCGTCAAGGGCGGCGAGGTCACCCAGAAGGACGTGGACCGCGTCATCGAAGCGGCCAAGGCCGTGGCCATTCCGCTGGACCGCGAGGTCATCCACACCCTGCCGCAGGAGTTCATCGTGGACGACCAGCGCGGCATCGCCGACCCGCTGGGCATGGCGGGCGTGCGGCTGGAGGTCAAGGTCCACATCGTCACCGGCGCGGTCACCAGCGCGCAGAACATCGTGCGCTCCTGCCACCGCAGCGGGCTCGATGTGGCCGACATCGTGCTCGAGTCCCTGGCCTCCAGCAAGTCCGTGCTCTCCGACGAGGAGCGCGAGATCGGCGTGTGCCTTGTGGACCTGGGCGGCGGCACCACGGACATCGCCATCTTCTCCAAGGACTCCATCAAGCACACGGCGGTGCTGGCCCTTGGCGGCAACAACCTGACCAACGACATCGCCTTCGGCCTGCGCACGCCCATGACCAGCGCGGAAAAGATCAAGATCGAGCACGGCTGCGCCCTGGCCGAGATGGTCAAGGTGGACGAGGGCATCGAGGTGCCCAGCGTGGGCGGCCGCGACTCCCGCGCCATGAGCAAACGCGTGCTGGCGGAGATTTGCGAGCCCCGGTGCGAGGAGATTCTGGCCCTGGTGGACCAGGAACTCATCAAGAGCGGCTTCAAGAATCAGATCGCCGCGGGCGTGGTCTTGACCGGCGGCACCTCGCTCATCGCGGGGATGCAGGACCTGGCCGAGCAAGTCTTCGATCTGCCGGTGCGCATCGGCTACCCCGAGTACGTGGGCGGCCTCTACGACATGGTGAACAACCCCAAGTACGCCACGGCGGTGGGCCTTCTGCTCTACGGAGCCGAGAAGCGCCAGGTGCCGAACTCCGGCGGGGGGGACTTCCGGATCCGCGAGGACAACGTCTTCAACCGGATCCTGGGACGCATGAAGAAGTGGTTCGTCGACATCGCCTAA